One genomic window of Paeniglutamicibacter sp. Y32M11 includes the following:
- a CDS encoding MFS transporter gives MSVGSRVEPTTVTRSVGSILAILVFAEVIAAFETSMAVQLLYTPGDFFTADLSQLVWVITAYSLVAALATGFVGRLGDQFGRRKIMVAILLISAVGSVISALAPTFGVLVAGRALQGVSGAVLPLAIGMVRSSFPAAKVSLGIAVVSTSALIAGAAGMLAGGLFLDYASWHYIFWTAAIAATLAAAFVHFGIPREPRETLASAGKIDYFGGLLFGAAIASTLYGLTLSKSRGWSDLSVLTFVIGGLVVLALWVRWELRIEEPMINVRMFGQRKFALGMLATALIAVGPIGTMSILTVTIYRSPRSIPAADGGVMDLPVGLGLSATQTGLLGFITAAAAFAISPLIGKISARFGARIGLMIGSLLMIVGLVVICVAPGQLPVVLTGLVITVFGTGFLYSGMPTVIVECVLPEQTSTATAVNAVTRTAFQAVAASVVGLLLAFSPVVAGENTFVSLAGFFLVAGVLITTCLLTIVVVLFIPPTKIANPRESDAQVDHLTLKD, from the coding sequence ATGAGTGTGGGTTCACGCGTTGAGCCCACGACGGTCACTCGCAGTGTCGGCTCAATACTCGCGATCCTGGTGTTTGCGGAAGTCATCGCCGCCTTCGAGACCTCCATGGCCGTGCAGTTGCTCTACACGCCGGGGGACTTCTTCACCGCCGATCTCTCGCAGTTGGTCTGGGTCATTACCGCCTACTCACTGGTGGCCGCACTGGCCACCGGATTCGTGGGACGCCTCGGTGATCAGTTTGGGCGGCGCAAGATCATGGTTGCCATCCTGCTGATCTCTGCCGTCGGCTCGGTCATCAGCGCATTGGCCCCGACCTTCGGCGTGCTGGTGGCCGGCCGGGCCTTGCAGGGGGTCTCCGGCGCGGTGCTGCCGCTAGCCATCGGCATGGTTCGGTCCAGCTTCCCCGCGGCGAAGGTCAGCCTGGGCATCGCGGTGGTCAGCACCTCGGCGCTCATCGCCGGAGCGGCGGGCATGCTCGCGGGAGGGTTGTTCCTTGACTACGCGTCCTGGCACTACATCTTCTGGACCGCTGCTATTGCCGCCACCCTCGCCGCGGCCTTCGTGCACTTCGGTATCCCGCGCGAGCCACGGGAAACCCTGGCCTCGGCAGGAAAGATCGACTACTTCGGTGGTCTGCTCTTTGGCGCCGCCATCGCCTCGACCCTCTATGGGCTGACCCTGAGCAAGAGCAGGGGCTGGAGCGATCTATCGGTGCTTACCTTCGTGATTGGCGGATTGGTCGTGCTGGCGCTGTGGGTCAGGTGGGAGCTGCGCATCGAGGAACCCATGATCAATGTGCGGATGTTTGGCCAGCGCAAATTTGCCTTAGGCATGCTAGCTACCGCGCTGATCGCCGTGGGACCCATTGGGACCATGAGCATCCTGACCGTGACGATTTACCGCTCCCCGAGGAGCATCCCCGCGGCCGATGGCGGTGTCATGGACTTGCCGGTGGGGCTGGGGCTCAGTGCCACACAGACCGGCCTGCTCGGATTCATCACAGCTGCAGCGGCATTCGCCATCTCACCGTTGATCGGCAAGATCTCCGCTCGTTTCGGGGCGCGAATCGGTCTGATGATTGGCTCGCTCTTGATGATTGTTGGCCTCGTCGTTATCTGTGTGGCGCCGGGCCAGCTTCCGGTGGTGCTCACCGGCCTAGTCATCACGGTCTTTGGCACCGGGTTCCTCTACTCCGGGATGCCTACGGTCATCGTGGAATGTGTCCTTCCGGAACAAACCAGCACCGCGACGGCCGTCAACGCGGTCACACGCACGGCCTTCCAAGCAGTAGCCGCCTCCGTGGTGGGCCTGCTGCTCGCGTTCTCGCCTGTTGTAGCAGGCGAGAACACGTTCGTCTCGTTGGCAGGATTCTTCCTCGTCGCGGGCGTGCTCATCACCACGTGCCTTCTGACCATTGTCGTTGTCTTGTTCATTCCACCGACAAAGATCGCCAATCCACGGGAATCCGACGCCCAGGTAGACCACCTCACCCTTAAGGATTAA
- a CDS encoding acyl-CoA dehydrogenase family protein, whose translation MSPANIQSTLQAPNMEFTLGEDEQSVVDLAGQIFSHLSDDDRHLASVKTGEAFDATLWEQLVEAGLLEALLPMAEDEPGLGMVGLALIAREQGRYLGRIPFVTTAVAALALAEFGDRPDVLENINAGSALVGVLLPEVRQRINGAVASDGWVLNGHLEFGYVVPSSTHLLVQFHVDGTEMVALIEAERVGVEVDEFTGISNLQHAALSLNNVRVSSEDLIGAQRPAGEVAGWIRPRLLTATAALTAGACEEAVRRTAAYTSEREQFGRPLSTNQGVAMRAADAHIDSVVTWLTTMDAAWQLDNDGEGELAAFTASWCAREGGFRAVHATQHLHGGMGADVDNHIHRFFIWVRELDVLWGSAGQVAEELANVILPLDQS comes from the coding sequence ATGAGCCCCGCAAACATTCAGAGCACGTTGCAGGCCCCCAACATGGAATTCACCTTGGGAGAGGACGAGCAGTCGGTCGTTGACCTCGCGGGTCAGATCTTCTCTCACCTGAGCGACGATGATCGGCATCTGGCCTCGGTGAAGACGGGTGAAGCCTTCGACGCCACCCTATGGGAACAGCTCGTTGAAGCCGGCTTGCTCGAGGCACTACTTCCCATGGCTGAGGATGAGCCCGGACTGGGCATGGTGGGTTTGGCCCTGATCGCTCGCGAACAGGGCCGCTACCTCGGCCGCATCCCCTTCGTGACTACCGCCGTTGCCGCGCTCGCACTGGCCGAGTTCGGTGACCGCCCTGACGTCCTTGAAAACATCAATGCGGGAAGCGCACTGGTAGGTGTCTTGCTGCCCGAGGTTCGCCAGCGTATTAACGGGGCGGTCGCCAGCGATGGGTGGGTGCTGAACGGACACCTTGAATTTGGTTATGTTGTTCCCAGCTCGACACACCTGCTCGTTCAGTTCCATGTCGACGGCACCGAAATGGTGGCGCTCATCGAAGCTGAGCGCGTCGGAGTAGAGGTGGATGAATTCACGGGAATCTCCAACCTGCAGCACGCAGCACTTTCCCTTAACAACGTGCGTGTATCCAGCGAAGACCTGATCGGTGCACAGCGCCCGGCCGGGGAGGTTGCCGGGTGGATCCGTCCGCGTCTGCTCACCGCCACCGCCGCCCTCACCGCGGGTGCCTGCGAGGAAGCGGTTCGCCGCACCGCAGCATATACCTCGGAGCGCGAGCAGTTTGGTCGGCCGCTTTCCACCAACCAAGGGGTGGCGATGCGCGCGGCCGACGCCCACATTGATTCGGTGGTCACGTGGTTAACCACCATGGACGCAGCGTGGCAACTGGATAACGACGGCGAGGGCGAACTTGCAGCGTTCACCGCCTCTTGGTGCGCGCGCGAGGGCGGTTTCCGTGCGGTCCACGCAACCCAACACCTTCATGGGGGAATGGGTGCGGATGTGGACAACCACATTCACCGCTTCTTCATCTGGGTTCGCGAACTCGATGTGCTGTGGGGCTCCGCTGGGCAGGTGGCAGAGGAACTGGCTAACGTGATTCTTCCGCTGGATCAATCATGA
- a CDS encoding acyl-CoA dehydrogenase family protein yields MHLRSSSEITNLRAELRTYFANLLTDEVRAGLRGEGEAGGPVHAAIQAQMGSDGWLGIGWPIEYGGQGLGPDAQFVFYDEAYRAEAPIPMITLTTVGPTLMSQGTQAQKDYFLPKILAGECIFSIGYTEAEAGTDLASLATRAVREGDEYVIRGSKVFTSGADGADWIWLAARTDPDAPKHKGISLILVPTTATGFSVTPIHTVGGLSTTATYYDDVRVPVTNVVGKENEGWRMITTQLNHERVGLAAYSGICEGLLDDVHAWVVEQQTAEGKPLSAEPWVRHLLATSTARLRAMRLMNWKLVETTTRGELDPGSASAAKIFATETVIDVYRSLLEIVGTGASRITNAPWRFDTGRLALMNLSGQINTFGGGVAEIQREIVAWTTLGMARKAR; encoded by the coding sequence ATGCATCTACGTTCTTCCTCGGAGATCACAAATCTCCGCGCGGAGCTCCGTACCTACTTCGCAAATCTCTTGACGGACGAAGTTCGAGCAGGGCTGCGTGGAGAGGGCGAGGCAGGTGGCCCGGTACACGCAGCAATCCAAGCCCAGATGGGCAGCGATGGATGGCTTGGTATCGGCTGGCCCATCGAATACGGCGGACAGGGTTTGGGCCCGGACGCACAGTTTGTGTTCTACGACGAGGCCTATCGGGCAGAAGCTCCCATTCCGATGATCACCTTGACCACCGTTGGCCCAACGCTCATGAGTCAGGGCACCCAAGCACAGAAGGATTACTTCCTTCCCAAGATTCTGGCCGGCGAATGCATTTTCTCTATCGGCTACACGGAAGCCGAGGCCGGCACGGACCTGGCCTCACTCGCCACCCGGGCTGTTCGCGAGGGCGACGAGTACGTGATCAGGGGCAGCAAAGTCTTCACTTCCGGCGCCGACGGTGCCGACTGGATCTGGTTGGCCGCCAGAACTGACCCGGATGCTCCCAAGCACAAGGGCATCTCATTGATTCTGGTTCCCACCACGGCGACCGGATTCTCCGTTACCCCGATCCACACAGTGGGTGGGCTAAGCACCACGGCCACCTACTACGACGACGTCCGCGTTCCTGTCACCAACGTTGTTGGCAAGGAGAACGAAGGCTGGCGGATGATTACCACCCAGCTGAACCACGAACGAGTCGGGCTGGCCGCCTACAGCGGCATTTGCGAGGGCTTGCTCGACGACGTGCACGCATGGGTCGTTGAGCAGCAAACCGCCGAGGGCAAACCACTGAGTGCCGAACCCTGGGTTCGCCACCTGCTGGCCACCTCCACCGCCCGGCTGCGCGCCATGCGCCTAATGAACTGGAAGCTGGTGGAAACCACCACCCGAGGGGAACTCGATCCGGGATCGGCGTCAGCGGCCAAGATCTTCGCCACCGAGACCGTTATCGACGTCTACCGTTCTCTACTGGAGATTGTGGGTACCGGAGCCTCGCGCATCACCAACGCACCGTGGCGCTTTGATACCGGGCGTCTGGCCCTGATGAACCTGAGTGGACAGATTAATACCTTCGGCGGCGGCGTCGCTGAAATCCAGCGCGAGATTGTCGCCTGGACCACCCTCGGCATGGCAAGGAAGGCACGATGA
- a CDS encoding TetR/AcrR family transcriptional regulator produces MKTKQTTGNRATQERILDIAAKLFVENGYTGTPLSLIASKLEFTKAALYYHFKSKADILTGILDPLLDQIDGLLKETPERFPNTEQRWEFMLAYSQLLLSNTRAVAVLAIGGSQAWMPEKILERIRRHAERTTELAMLPGMSEEDQVRAMLLMDMMHREIVFEKGRSVVKGMAPERRREIVYGFIRDTLES; encoded by the coding sequence GTGAAGACGAAGCAGACAACTGGAAACCGAGCGACGCAGGAGAGAATCCTCGATATTGCCGCAAAGCTCTTCGTTGAGAACGGCTACACGGGCACCCCTCTGAGCCTGATCGCTTCAAAGCTGGAATTCACGAAGGCGGCGCTCTATTACCATTTCAAGAGCAAGGCTGACATCCTCACCGGCATCCTCGACCCACTGCTCGATCAGATCGATGGGCTCCTAAAGGAGACCCCGGAACGCTTTCCCAACACCGAACAACGGTGGGAATTTATGCTCGCGTATTCTCAGCTCTTGCTTTCTAATACCCGAGCGGTCGCGGTCCTTGCGATCGGTGGCAGTCAAGCATGGATGCCAGAGAAAATCCTCGAGCGCATCCGACGCCATGCAGAGCGAACGACCGAGCTCGCGATGCTTCCCGGCATGAGTGAAGAAGACCAGGTCCGGGCAATGCTCCTTATGGATATGATGCATCGCGAGATAGTGTTTGAGAAAGGCCGCTCGGTGGTCAAGGGGATGGCTCCGGAGCGTCGCCGTGAGATTGTCTACGGCTTCATCCGAGACACTTTGGAGTCCTAA
- a CDS encoding DUF3427 domain-containing protein: MDKPGQNSPFDLGEGIFESLITDHLAGRLASLHGFTRLVESVEAEEAPGELARFLGRAIEARLESLEPVQMVTLTNQILELVGHTEDVLPGPQKLMEIQRNDELRTRSLKRPQTSLSSAALLTNSREDPQLAAELRAELSSADRVDLLCAFIKWEGLRLLSESLEALKDYGIPIRVITTTYMGATQRHAIDELVRRFGAEVRINYETNATRLHAKAWMFHRNSGFDTAYVGSSNLSRPALLDGLEWNVRLSGVATPAVLQKFALTFDSYWEDDAFVPYDPDTDAERLDAALKRAGGTTAERMLGSTGLEVLPLLHQKEMLEELEAARTNRNEHRNLVVAATGTGKTVLAALDYKRLCEAAGRELTLLFVAHRKEILEQSLKTYRKVLGKGSFGELFVDGQKPEAWKHVFASVQSLAAFGLAKIKPRAFEIVVIDEFHHAEANSYRRLIEHLRPIELLGLTATPERGDGINVADTYFDGKIASELRLWDALDADLLVPFHYFGVADDVDLTAIEWKRGSYDLEQLSNVYTGNDIRALKIINELRDKVLSTSLMRALGFCVSVQHAHYMAKVFNEAGIPSVAVSGNSTTEEREGALAKLRARELNCIFAVDLFNEGLDVPEIDTILLLRPTQSSTIFLQQLGRGLRRADDKAVLTVLDFIGQQRREFRFDVKYRALLDVPRKKLERIIDDGAPGLPSGCQLMLDRVARTIVLENIRSQLKLNKPALVREIKSYGLLGLDDYLEESGRDVKDIYRKTGDSWTDLIRRAGLISTRSPGEVGIVAITADEQDEELKLLKRVTRFLHVDDAERADAYSALLDQAAPRYTELDQREQIFARMLFYTFWDDGNGYLSYDEGLDRIRAHGYLVEELRAAFARGVARGSHAPKGLPLGLQQLPLYSHATYWRSEILAALDYGSLEQGKGVNHREGVAWCPQASTDALFVTLDKDEAVHKPNTLYKDYAISSRLFHWESQNATSTTSPTGQRYLNRKDHDSHILLFTRDAAKDIDGLVMPFTCLGTVDYVKHEGSKPIAITWKFQREMPVSVFTSANAVAR, from the coding sequence ATGGACAAACCTGGGCAGAATAGCCCGTTCGACTTGGGTGAAGGAATTTTCGAGAGTCTAATTACCGATCACTTGGCTGGTCGATTGGCATCGTTGCACGGTTTCACGCGGTTGGTGGAGTCTGTGGAGGCCGAGGAAGCACCAGGTGAACTTGCACGTTTTCTAGGGCGCGCAATTGAGGCTCGTCTCGAGTCGCTCGAACCGGTACAGATGGTCACTCTGACCAATCAAATTCTTGAACTTGTTGGGCACACAGAAGATGTCCTCCCCGGTCCCCAAAAACTCATGGAGATACAACGCAACGATGAGCTCCGGACTCGGTCGCTCAAACGACCGCAGACGTCACTAAGCTCTGCTGCTCTGCTCACGAACAGTCGTGAAGACCCGCAACTGGCAGCTGAACTACGAGCCGAACTCTCCTCAGCCGACCGCGTTGATCTCTTGTGTGCGTTCATCAAGTGGGAAGGCTTGCGGCTCCTTTCGGAATCGCTGGAAGCGCTTAAGGATTACGGCATCCCGATACGGGTCATCACCACGACCTACATGGGCGCAACGCAACGCCACGCCATCGATGAGCTGGTTCGTCGATTTGGCGCAGAAGTTCGTATTAACTACGAGACCAATGCGACGAGACTTCATGCGAAGGCGTGGATGTTCCACCGGAATTCCGGGTTTGACACCGCATATGTTGGAAGCTCCAATCTCAGCCGACCGGCGTTGCTTGACGGACTTGAATGGAATGTGCGGCTCTCAGGCGTAGCAACTCCTGCGGTGTTGCAAAAGTTTGCGTTGACCTTTGACAGCTATTGGGAGGATGACGCCTTCGTTCCTTACGATCCCGATACTGACGCCGAACGCCTGGACGCAGCGTTGAAGCGGGCAGGTGGAACAACGGCGGAACGAATGCTCGGTTCCACAGGGCTGGAAGTACTTCCGCTGCTGCACCAGAAGGAAATGCTGGAAGAACTCGAGGCTGCCCGTACCAACCGCAATGAACATCGAAACCTGGTGGTTGCCGCGACGGGCACGGGTAAGACCGTGCTCGCTGCGCTGGACTACAAACGCCTCTGCGAAGCCGCTGGTCGGGAGCTTACGCTCTTGTTCGTGGCGCACCGCAAGGAAATCCTCGAGCAATCACTCAAAACATACCGCAAGGTCCTCGGTAAAGGTTCCTTCGGCGAACTGTTCGTGGACGGACAAAAACCGGAGGCCTGGAAACATGTGTTCGCCAGCGTCCAGTCGCTGGCCGCCTTCGGACTCGCCAAGATCAAACCCCGTGCCTTTGAAATTGTGGTGATCGACGAGTTCCACCATGCAGAGGCAAACTCCTACCGCAGGCTTATTGAGCACCTGAGGCCCATCGAACTCCTGGGTCTTACGGCAACACCCGAACGCGGTGACGGCATCAACGTTGCCGACACCTACTTTGACGGAAAGATCGCCTCTGAACTACGCCTGTGGGATGCACTGGACGCCGACCTGCTGGTTCCCTTCCACTACTTCGGGGTGGCAGACGATGTCGACCTGACCGCCATCGAATGGAAGCGAGGTTCCTATGACCTTGAACAGCTCAGCAACGTTTACACCGGGAACGACATCCGCGCACTGAAGATCATCAACGAACTTCGAGACAAGGTGCTCAGCACCTCCTTGATGCGTGCGCTGGGTTTCTGCGTCTCGGTCCAGCACGCGCACTACATGGCCAAGGTCTTTAACGAAGCCGGAATTCCTTCGGTGGCGGTGTCGGGAAATTCAACTACCGAGGAACGCGAGGGCGCGCTGGCCAAACTCCGAGCCCGCGAACTGAACTGCATTTTCGCCGTCGACCTCTTCAACGAGGGGCTCGACGTCCCGGAAATCGACACCATCCTCCTGCTCCGTCCCACGCAGAGTTCAACCATCTTCCTGCAGCAACTAGGCCGCGGCCTGCGCCGGGCCGATGACAAGGCAGTGCTCACGGTGTTGGACTTTATCGGCCAGCAACGCCGGGAGTTCCGCTTCGACGTCAAGTACCGTGCCCTGTTGGATGTGCCGCGCAAGAAGCTGGAACGCATCATCGATGATGGTGCACCTGGGCTGCCATCGGGTTGTCAGCTCATGCTCGACCGGGTGGCGCGAACCATTGTGCTGGAGAACATCCGCTCGCAGCTCAAGTTGAATAAGCCGGCGTTAGTTCGTGAGATCAAGTCCTATGGGTTGCTCGGACTGGATGACTATCTTGAAGAATCGGGCCGGGATGTTAAAGACATCTACCGCAAAACAGGTGATTCCTGGACGGACCTCATCCGTCGTGCTGGCCTAATCTCCACGCGCTCGCCCGGGGAAGTGGGCATTGTCGCCATCACTGCTGATGAACAAGATGAGGAACTTAAACTACTTAAACGAGTCACACGGTTCCTCCACGTTGACGACGCCGAGCGCGCCGATGCGTATTCCGCCCTCTTGGACCAGGCTGCCCCTCGATACACGGAGTTGGATCAACGTGAGCAGATATTTGCGCGCATGCTGTTCTACACATTCTGGGACGACGGTAATGGGTACCTCTCCTACGACGAAGGGCTGGACCGGATTCGCGCGCACGGATACCTTGTCGAGGAATTACGAGCAGCGTTTGCCCGAGGTGTGGCTCGCGGTTCGCATGCGCCGAAGGGTTTGCCGCTCGGCCTGCAACAGCTCCCGCTGTACTCGCACGCCACCTACTGGCGATCGGAGATTCTCGCGGCCCTCGACTACGGTTCCTTAGAGCAGGGCAAGGGCGTCAACCACCGCGAAGGGGTGGCCTGGTGCCCGCAAGCGAGCACCGATGCACTGTTCGTGACGCTGGACAAGGATGAGGCGGTCCACAAACCGAACACTCTGTACAAGGACTATGCGATAAGTTCCCGCCTATTCCATTGGGAATCACAAAACGCAACCAGTACAACCAGCCCAACGGGCCAGCGCTACCTGAACAGGAAGGATCACGATTCACACATCTTGCTCTTTACCCGCGACGCAGCGAAAGACATTGACGGCCTCGTCATGCCGTTCACCTGTTTGGGTACGGTTGACTACGTGAAGCACGAAGGATCAAAACCCATTGCCATCACGTGGAAGTTTCAGCGCGAAATGCCGGTCAGCGTGTTTACCTCGGCGAATGCTGTGGCCAGATGA
- a CDS encoding IclR family transcriptional regulator yields the protein MEKPTGAKTLERGLDLLDHVAAGVDRLDDIAAAAGLSRSSTHRMLTSLVAGRYLSLGPDNRYRLGLKLMELGAQTQRSLNLPEEIQSRLAEIADVTRDTTHLGILEADDVLYLAKARGSRGIEMASRPGGRLRAQNTAMGKMILSFRPRAEALTHFDPTATITDFSLKTVEDFDREMNLVRERGYSLDNQENELGIICVAIPIPDLSGQPVASISVSAPSVYMTEERIAYLVALLNSHAPQITSCLPPGFKDSWE from the coding sequence ATGGAAAAACCGACCGGAGCCAAGACCCTCGAGCGTGGCCTTGATCTGCTGGACCACGTGGCAGCCGGCGTCGATCGGCTGGACGACATCGCTGCTGCGGCCGGCCTGAGCCGCTCCTCAACTCACCGCATGCTGACCTCTTTGGTAGCCGGGCGCTACCTCTCCCTGGGCCCGGATAACCGCTATCGACTCGGTCTCAAACTCATGGAACTCGGCGCCCAGACCCAGCGCAGCCTGAACCTGCCCGAGGAAATCCAATCCCGGCTGGCAGAGATCGCCGACGTCACCCGCGACACCACACACTTGGGCATTCTGGAGGCCGACGACGTCCTTTACCTGGCCAAGGCCCGCGGCAGCCGGGGCATCGAAATGGCCTCGCGCCCAGGCGGGCGATTGCGCGCGCAGAACACCGCGATGGGAAAGATGATCCTGTCCTTCCGACCCCGTGCCGAGGCGCTGACGCATTTTGACCCCACCGCCACCATCACCGATTTCTCGCTCAAGACCGTGGAGGACTTTGACCGCGAGATGAACCTGGTTCGCGAACGCGGCTATTCGCTGGATAACCAGGAAAACGAACTCGGCATCATCTGCGTGGCCATCCCCATTCCGGATCTGAGCGGCCAGCCCGTCGCCTCGATCTCGGTGTCGGCACCCAGCGTCTACATGACCGAGGAGCGAATCGCCTACCTCGTGGCGCTGTTGAACTCGCACGCGCCCCAGATCACCAGCTGCCTGCCGCCAGGGTTCAAAGACTCTTGGGAATAG
- a CDS encoding AbgT family transporter: MSTLTKQRPTKVMDRFLTGVEKVGNKLPNPFMLFLILFTITAVLSTVMAWMQVSVQLPGSADATAIRGLFTPEGLSWLTANIGTNYLGFPPLATVLPILLAVGVAEKSGMLAAMIRKAFGSAPRWALPYAVGVVGVVGSIMADAAFVIIPPLAALVFKAAGRHPVAGLLGGFAAAGAGYSTNFLVTSLDALFAGITTAVTDTMPNAGAAVTPVSNLFFNIVSSFVLMLLAGFIIDKVLEPRLTRQGVPTVATDSEGSEVEAAETLNPELTPSEARALKFSVAAGVGLAALMLVAVLVPDSPWRNEDGGFLPKSPLLSSIVFIVFSMFMIPGLVYGKLVGTIQRGSDVPKVMGESIRDMAGFLVLAFILGQFIALFNWSGIGQWIAVTGATGLEAIGLTGYPAILAFIVLASLLNLFIISGSAMWTLMASVFVPLFVLLGYEPAFIQGAFRVGDSATQVITPLNPYMIVLLTMLRKYEPQAGLGTLIARMLPFVVPFWLAWVGILSVFFFLDLPLGPGNGIFLEP, encoded by the coding sequence ATGAGCACTCTGACCAAGCAACGCCCTACGAAGGTGATGGACAGGTTCCTGACCGGCGTGGAGAAGGTGGGCAATAAACTGCCCAATCCTTTTATGCTCTTCCTGATTCTCTTCACCATTACGGCTGTTCTTTCCACCGTGATGGCCTGGATGCAGGTCAGTGTTCAGCTCCCCGGCAGCGCGGATGCCACGGCGATTCGGGGACTTTTCACTCCCGAGGGGTTGAGCTGGCTCACCGCCAACATTGGAACCAACTACCTCGGCTTTCCGCCTCTGGCCACGGTGCTTCCCATCTTGTTAGCCGTGGGCGTTGCCGAGAAGTCGGGCATGCTTGCGGCGATGATCCGCAAGGCCTTTGGCTCTGCACCACGGTGGGCGTTGCCCTACGCCGTGGGTGTTGTCGGGGTGGTCGGGTCCATCATGGCGGACGCGGCATTTGTCATCATTCCGCCGCTGGCGGCACTCGTTTTCAAGGCGGCGGGACGCCACCCCGTGGCGGGATTGTTGGGCGGCTTCGCCGCCGCCGGTGCCGGTTATTCCACGAACTTCCTGGTCACCAGCCTTGACGCCCTTTTTGCCGGCATTACCACCGCCGTCACCGACACCATGCCCAACGCCGGGGCGGCTGTCACTCCGGTCTCCAACCTCTTCTTCAACATCGTTTCCTCCTTTGTGCTGATGCTCTTGGCCGGATTTATCATCGACAAAGTTCTTGAGCCGCGGTTGACCCGTCAGGGTGTGCCGACGGTGGCGACCGATTCGGAAGGGAGTGAGGTCGAAGCGGCCGAGACGCTTAACCCGGAACTGACCCCGAGCGAAGCACGGGCGCTGAAATTCTCGGTGGCCGCTGGTGTTGGACTGGCCGCGCTGATGTTGGTCGCCGTCTTGGTGCCGGATTCGCCGTGGCGTAACGAGGACGGCGGCTTCCTGCCCAAGTCACCCCTGCTGAGCTCGATCGTCTTCATCGTGTTTTCCATGTTCATGATTCCGGGCCTGGTCTACGGAAAATTGGTCGGCACCATTCAGCGTGGAAGTGATGTCCCGAAGGTCATGGGTGAGTCCATCCGGGACATGGCTGGATTCTTGGTCCTGGCGTTTATCCTCGGTCAGTTCATCGCGCTGTTCAACTGGTCGGGAATCGGACAGTGGATCGCCGTGACCGGTGCAACCGGCCTAGAAGCCATTGGCCTGACCGGGTACCCGGCCATCCTCGCCTTTATTGTGCTGGCCTCGTTATTGAACCTTTTCATTATCTCCGGCTCGGCGATGTGGACGCTGATGGCGTCCGTATTCGTACCATTGTTTGTACTACTTGGATACGAACCAGCCTTCATTCAGGGGGCATTCCGAGTGGGTGACTCGGCAACTCAGGTCATCACCCCGCTGAACCCCTACATGATCGTCCTACTCACCATGTTGCGAAAGTACGAACCTCAGGCAGGCTTGGGGACGCTTATCGCCCGGATGTTGCCCTTTGTGGTCCCGTTCTGGCTGGCGTGGGTAGGCATCCTGAGTGTCTTCTTCTTCCTGGATCTGCCGCTTGGTCCGGGCAATGGCATCTTCCTGGAGCCATAA